Genomic window (Croceicoccus sp. Ery15):
CCTTATACGGCATCGATACCGACCTGCCCGGCATGGTCTATGCCGCGATCGAGATTTGCCCCGTGTTCAAAGGCACCATCGCATCGTTCGACGATGCGGCGGTCAAGGCACTGGCTGGCGTAATCGCGGTGGTGCCGCTGAACAGCGGCCTGGTGGCCAAGGGTAAGAACGATGCTCTGGCCATTGTGGCGGACAGTTGGTGGACCGCGCAAAAAGCGCGCGAGAAGCTGGCAGTGGAATGGAATACGGAAGGTTTCGACGGATTTTCGACCGAGGGGTATGCGACGGGCGCAGCCGAAGCGTTGAAGGGCGCGCCGCAAGGCGAGATCGTAAAGAAGGGCGATGTCGATGCCGCCATGGCGGGCGCGGCGAAAATCGTCAGCGCGCAATATGATTATCCGACGCTGGCCCATGCCACGCTGGAGCCGCAAAATTGCACGGCCCTGTTTCAGGGCGGCAAGCTGACCTTGTGGGCGCCGTCGCAAAGCCCTGCGGGCGGGGTAACGCAATTATCCGACATTACCGGCATCGCGCCCGAAGACGTCACCGTGAACCTGACCCGCATCGGTGGCGGTTTCGGCCGCCGGTTGATGAGCGATTATATGGTGCAGGCGGCCCAGATCGCGCAGGCGCTTCCCGGAAAGCCGGTGAAGATGATCTATGCGCGGGCCGATGATATGCGGCACGATTTCTATCGCCCCGCGGGCTGGCATGCATTGTCCGCCGCGATCGACGACAAGGGCGCGTTGACGGCGATCCGCGACCATTTCGTCACTTTTGGCGAGGATGGCCAGCCGATCCGCGCGGCGGGCATGGATGCTGACGAGTTTCCTGCTGAGTTGCTCGCCAATGTCGATTTCGGCGCAAGCTATCTGGCGACGAATATGCCCACCGGCTGGCTGCGGGCGCCGACGTCGAACGCAATGGCCTTTGTCTTCCAGTCCTTCCTTGACGAGGTGGCCGAAGCCGCAGGCACCGATCTGCCCACGCTGATGCTGCAGATTCTGGGCGAAGGGCGGCAGTTGCCGCAAACGGGCCGCGATCCCGGTTTTCATACGGGCCGCGCACGCAAGGTGATCGAGGAGGTGGTGAAGCTGTCAGGCTGGGACGGCAAACGTCCCGCCGCGCCCGTCGGCAAGGGGCGCGGCTTTGCCTTCTATTTCAGCCACATGGGCTATTTCGCCGAGGTGGTGGACGTATCCGCCCCGCAGGATGCCAGGCTGTGGATCGACAAGATCTGGGTGGTCGGCGATGTCGGCAGCCATATCATCAATCCCGTCAACGCGCTGCATCAGGCGCAGGGATCGGCCATCGACGGGCTGTCGCAAGCGATGATCGGTCAAAGGATCGATCAGGTGGATGGCGCGATCGTGCAGGAGAATTTCGATACGTTCCCGCTGATGCGGATGGATTCGATTCCGCGCGATATAGAGGTGAAGTTCATCACCACCCCGTTCCCGCCGACCGGTATGGGCGAACCCGCCCTGCCGCCGGTTATTCCGGCGCTGACCAATGCGATCTATGCCGCCACCGGTCGGCGCATCCGTTCGCTGGGTAAAGGATAATTCGAAGGGGGCGGGGTAAGCGCGGGTCTGTTTATTCGCGGGACCGAGGCCTTGCCCAATTGCTTGCTGCGAACGGAATAGCGCGACAGACCGGTTCCGCCGTTTCGCTATCAAATACGGCGGTGATTGAGCGGGTCTCTGCCGGTCCCCTCTGCCTCTACCGTAAGGCTATGGCACAACGGGCAAGAAAGCGCAGCGCTTTTGTTTACACTAAACCATACGGCTTGGAAGGCATGGGGCTTTGAACGACATTAAACGCCGTCATCGAACGCTGGCCGATGGCGGGGGTGGCTGACATGCGTTCCCGATGCCGACCTTGTGATCGCAATGGCACAGCTTGCTCGCGGCCCGTCGTCTATTTGACGATCTGCGGAATCGTGCCCTTGCGCCGTTGGAACAATTTGCCCCTCTCGCTATAAAGAATAAGCAGCAGGCCGCCTAGCGACAGGACGAACAAGGCCATGCCCAAGGGCCGGGCGGTGCCGTCATAGGCTCCGCCCACTATTGCGCCCAAAACCGCACCGCCGCCCACGCGCATCGCCGATTGTAGCGAGGACGCCGAACCGGCAAAATGCTGAAACGGCTGCAATGCGATCGAGCTGAAATTCGCGCCGAGAAAACCGATCAGCGCCAGATTGACCGTCATCAACGGGGCGAATAGCAAGAAATTGTCCGGCTGGAACGTCGCGGCTGCCCATTGCAGCGCGCCGGTCACCACGAACATCAGCAGCGCCGTATGGCTAACCCGCCGAGCGCCATGTTTTTCCACGATGCGCGAATTCACGAAATTGCTGGCCGCCATGCACATCGCCATGCCGCCGAACACATAGGCGAATTTTTCGTGCAGGCCGAAATGCACGGCCACCAGCTGTTCGGAACAATTGATATAACCGTACAGCCCCCCGAACACCAATGTCGCGCCGAATACATAGCCGATGGCGTCGCGGTTGGTGACGATTACGCGAAAATTATGCCCGATGCGCTTTGCGCTTAATGCCTGACGGTTTTCCGGTGCCATGGTTTCCGCCAAGCGGAAATAGACCCACAGGAACATGATGATGCCCATGCCGAACATAACGCCGAAAATCGATCGCCAGTCCGCGAACAACAGGATCGTCTGCCCGATTGTCGGCGCCAGCACAGGTACCACCATGAAAACCGTGGCGATCATGGACACGATGCGGGCCATGGCGTCGCCTTCGTATTTATCGCGTACGATGGCATTGGCGATCACGCCGCCTGCCGACGCAACGATCCCATTGGCGAACCGGAACGCGATCATCGCGGGAAAGCTGGTGATGATCATGCACAGGAAGTCGAACACGCAATAGATTGCAATACCGCCCAGCAGCACGCGGCGGCGGCCGAAACGGTCGGCCAGAAATCCGAAGATCAGCGATCCCACGCCCATGCCGATCAGATAGCTGCCCACGACCAGCTGACGATCGTTCGGGTCCTTCGCGCCCAGATCGGCCGCGATATCGCCCAGCGCGGGCAGCATCGTATCGATGCCCAGCGCTTGCAGCGACATCAGGAAGGCCAGCATGGCGGTGAATTCCGCCCGGCCAAGTTCCCGGGGCGGCGTGGGAAGTTTCAGCATGATGCAGTTCCCTTGCGCCTATTTGCAGGCCCGCTCAATCCCTAATCTTGCTGCAACTGCGAAAACTTTGGTGAACCGACAGCCCCTGCCCAAGCGTGTTGCGGGCGGCTAGAACGCATGGCGTGACTCAGGCAGGCGATCATGACAGCGCAACTGACGGCGGGGGTGAGGCGGCAGGGCTGCGCAAGATCATCCATGTCGACATGGATGCATTCTTTGCCAGCGTCGAACAGCGCGACAATCCGGCCTTGCGCGGCAAACCGGTCGCCGTGGGCGGTGCATCAGGGCGTGGCGTTGTCGCGGCGGCAAGTTACGAGGCGCGCCGGTTCGGCGTGCGGTCCGCGATGCCGTCGGTCACTGCCAAGCGGCTGTGCCCCGATCTGGTGTTCTGCAAATCGCGCTTTGACGTCTATCGCGAGGTCAGCGGCCAGATCCGCGCCATATTCCGCGATTATACCGATCTGGTCGAGCCGCTGTCGTTGGACGAGGCATATCTCGATGTGACCGAGGACCGGCATAATCTCGGCTCTGCCACGCGCATCGCGCAAGCCATCCGCCGCCGCATCCGCGAGGATACGCGTCTGACGGCAAGTGCGGGGGTCAGCTATAACAAGTTTCTTGCCAAGCTGGCGTCGGACCAGAACAAGCCCGACGGACTTTGCGTGATCCGCCCGGGCGAGGGGGCGGCATTCGTCGCGGGATTGCCGGTATCGCGCTTTCACGGCGTCGGCCCCAAGGGCGCGGAAAAAATGAAGCGTCTGGGCATCGCCACCGGTGCCGATCTGGCGGAGCGCGACCTGCCGTTCCTGCGCGCCCATTTCGGCAGTTTCGCAGATTACCTCTATCGCGCGGCGCGGGGTGTGGACCTGCGCGAGGTGCGCGCGCATCGCATCCGCAAATCGCTGGGCGGCGAACGCACGTTTCACGAGGATCTGTCCGCCCCCGATGCGCTGCGCGAGGCGATGGACAATATCGTCGATATCGTCTGGGACCGGATCGAAAAGGGCGAGGTGCGCGGGCGGACCGTGACGCTGAAGCTGAAATACAACGATTTCCAGATCGCCAGCCGCGCGCGGTCGATCCCCCATTTCGTCAGCGGCAAGACGGAGTTCGCGGCAATAGGCCACGCCCTTCTGGCCGAGATGATGCCCCTGCCGCGACCGATCCGTCTGATGGGGCTGACGCTATCGAAGCTGGAAGGGGTGGAGGAAGCGAAGACGCGCGGGCAGGACCGTCAGCTCGACCTGCTCTGACCCGCATGGTCCAGAGCCGCCGCGACATAGCGGCGGGCCCAGTGCGACATCGGGGCGGGCAGCGCGTCGGGCGCGAAAAAGCGTGCCTCGGCAATCTCGCGCATGTCGATCTGCGGTTCGCCGTCGACCTTGGCGATAAAGACGATCACGTCGTTCAGCGCCCCGTGCATCGGCACCGGTTCGCGCAATACGGGCGTCAGTACCTGTGCGGTCAGGCCCACTTCCTCGGCCAGTTCGCGATGCGCGGCCTGTTCGTGGGTTTCGCCCCTGTCCACACCGCCCGTCACCAATTGCCATTCATCCTGCGCGCGATAGGAATGGCGCACCATCAGCACGGCCCCTTGCGCGTTCACGGGCACCAGCGCGCAGCCGCGCAGATCGGGCTTGCGCAGCCGCCACCAGATGCGCCGCGCCCGCTCACCCAGTTTGAGCGCCGCGCGATGCATGGCGGGCGGCATCAGTCCAGTCAGCGGAATGTTCGGCATTTACGAGAAACAGGCGATCCGCATCCGCGCCGCGCCCAGAAGGCGGGCGACGGGCAAATCGTTTTCGCCCCGCGCGGCAGCCTCGAACAGCGCCAGCTTGTCCGCGCCGCGCACCACGAACATCAGCGTTTCGGATGCCAGCAATTTCGACAGGGTCAGCGTCACGCGGTCGAACGGCGCTTCGGGCGGTAGCGGATCGGGGGTGAGGCGCCTGACCTGCGCCGGATCGTCCACCTGCGGGTCGGTATTGGGAAACAGCGAGGCGACATGCCCGTCGAGCCCCATGCCCAGCCATGCCAGCGCGAAATGGGGCGGGTGCTTGTCTTCGGTCAGTTCGACCACTGTCGCGCCCGTTTCGGCCAGCGCGGCGGCCAGTCGTCCGTAATTGCTTGCCTCGTGATCGGCGGGGACGCAGCGGTCGTCGCCCGGCCAGATTTCCAGCCGGTCCCACGCCAGATCGTGCTTTGCCAGTTCCGCAAATATGGGAAAGGGCGTCGATCCGCCCGGCACGGTGATGGCGACGGTGCCCTCCCGCTCGGCCAAAGCCTGTTTCAGCCGGTCCGCCAGCCATGCGGCGATATCGGCATCGCTCCAGCCCTTTTCATAATCGATTTCGGTCAGCACGGGGGGCAGGCTCCTGTTATCTGCGATGATGGGCAGGTGGCGACGCAGCCCGATCTGCGCAAGGGGCCGTAAACCGGCAGCCCTAATCAGCCGGCGGCGCCTCGCATTGTTGCCACAGCTCGATCTTTACCCCGTCGGGGTCGAGCAGCCATGCGAACTTGCCGTAACCCTCGTCCACGCTGTCCAGCACATCGACACCCTTGGCCTTCAGCCCTGCGACGAACCCGTCGAGATCGTCGACCCTGAGGTTGATCATGAAGCTGGCCGTGCCGGGCTTCATATATTGATCGTCCTTGAAATGGCTGATCAGCGAATAGGGCGCATCGCCGGTTTCTTCCGACCAGCGCAGCATCGGTCCGTATTCGCCGTCGATCCCCAGCGTGTCGCGATACCATGCCCGCGTCGCTTCGGGGTCTTTCACGACGTAAAAGACGCCGCCCAGTCCTGTAATCTTAGGTCCGGTAATTCTCGCCATGCCAACCTCCTGCCAGAAGGCGGCAGACTGCCACGCGGCGCCGCCTCTGGCCAGAGAGCTGTTCGGCCCGCTCCGCTTAGTCGGTCCTCTCCCCTAAGTCGGCCCGCCCCCTTATTGAACAGGGCGCGGGACGGGCGCGCTCGACCCCATGCGGCTGACCAGCACGATCGCGCCCCATGCGGCGATGAAGCCGGGGATGATTTCATATACGCCGGGGCCGCCAAGGAAGCTGTCGCCGAAACCGGCGGCGATCCATGCGACCACCACGACCGCGCCGGTCACCAGACCTGCG
Coding sequences:
- a CDS encoding multidrug effflux MFS transporter, which produces MLKLPTPPRELGRAEFTAMLAFLMSLQALGIDTMLPALGDIAADLGAKDPNDRQLVVGSYLIGMGVGSLIFGFLADRFGRRRVLLGGIAIYCVFDFLCMIITSFPAMIAFRFANGIVASAGGVIANAIVRDKYEGDAMARIVSMIATVFMVVPVLAPTIGQTILLFADWRSIFGVMFGMGIIMFLWVYFRLAETMAPENRQALSAKRIGHNFRVIVTNRDAIGYVFGATLVFGGLYGYINCSEQLVAVHFGLHEKFAYVFGGMAMCMAASNFVNSRIVEKHGARRVSHTALLMFVVTGALQWAAATFQPDNFLLFAPLMTVNLALIGFLGANFSSIALQPFQHFAGSASSLQSAMRVGGGAVLGAIVGGAYDGTARPLGMALFVLSLGGLLLILYSERGKLFQRRKGTIPQIVK
- a CDS encoding 6-phosphogluconolactonase: MLTEIDYEKGWSDADIAAWLADRLKQALAEREGTVAITVPGGSTPFPIFAELAKHDLAWDRLEIWPGDDRCVPADHEASNYGRLAAALAETGATVVELTEDKHPPHFALAWLGMGLDGHVASLFPNTDPQVDDPAQVRRLTPDPLPPEAPFDRVTLTLSKLLASETLMFVVRGADKLALFEAAARGENDLPVARLLGAARMRIACFS
- a CDS encoding NUDIX domain-containing protein, which produces MPNIPLTGLMPPAMHRAALKLGERARRIWWRLRKPDLRGCALVPVNAQGAVLMVRHSYRAQDEWQLVTGGVDRGETHEQAAHRELAEEVGLTAQVLTPVLREPVPMHGALNDVIVFIAKVDGEPQIDMREIAEARFFAPDALPAPMSHWARRYVAAALDHAGQSRSS
- a CDS encoding VOC family protein, which produces MARITGPKITGLGGVFYVVKDPEATRAWYRDTLGIDGEYGPMLRWSEETGDAPYSLISHFKDDQYMKPGTASFMINLRVDDLDGFVAGLKAKGVDVLDSVDEGYGKFAWLLDPDGVKIELWQQCEAPPAD
- the dinB gene encoding DNA polymerase IV — translated: MTQAGDHDSATDGGGEAAGLRKIIHVDMDAFFASVEQRDNPALRGKPVAVGGASGRGVVAAASYEARRFGVRSAMPSVTAKRLCPDLVFCKSRFDVYREVSGQIRAIFRDYTDLVEPLSLDEAYLDVTEDRHNLGSATRIAQAIRRRIREDTRLTASAGVSYNKFLAKLASDQNKPDGLCVIRPGEGAAFVAGLPVSRFHGVGPKGAEKMKRLGIATGADLAERDLPFLRAHFGSFADYLYRAARGVDLREVRAHRIRKSLGGERTFHEDLSAPDALREAMDNIVDIVWDRIEKGEVRGRTVTLKLKYNDFQIASRARSIPHFVSGKTEFAAIGHALLAEMMPLPRPIRLMGLTLSKLEGVEEAKTRGQDRQLDLL
- a CDS encoding xanthine dehydrogenase family protein molybdopterin-binding subunit, which codes for MTMLDVSRRSFLTASLAGGVAVTFTARLALAGEEQDGAGGLTAFVTIHPDNSVTIGSRNPEIGQGVKTMLPMLIAEELDVDWDQVKVEQLPLNTDLYGPQFAGGSRATPMAWLPMRRAGAAARHMLVAAAASQWGVGADSLTTAGGKVTHAASGRTASYASLAAGAAAQTAPDPDSLTLKDEDSFKIIGKSKRGVDTPAILKGQPLYGIDTDLPGMVYAAIEICPVFKGTIASFDDAAVKALAGVIAVVPLNSGLVAKGKNDALAIVADSWWTAQKAREKLAVEWNTEGFDGFSTEGYATGAAEALKGAPQGEIVKKGDVDAAMAGAAKIVSAQYDYPTLAHATLEPQNCTALFQGGKLTLWAPSQSPAGGVTQLSDITGIAPEDVTVNLTRIGGGFGRRLMSDYMVQAAQIAQALPGKPVKMIYARADDMRHDFYRPAGWHALSAAIDDKGALTAIRDHFVTFGEDGQPIRAAGMDADEFPAELLANVDFGASYLATNMPTGWLRAPTSNAMAFVFQSFLDEVAEAAGTDLPTLMLQILGEGRQLPQTGRDPGFHTGRARKVIEEVVKLSGWDGKRPAAPVGKGRGFAFYFSHMGYFAEVVDVSAPQDARLWIDKIWVVGDVGSHIINPVNALHQAQGSAIDGLSQAMIGQRIDQVDGAIVQENFDTFPLMRMDSIPRDIEVKFITTPFPPTGMGEPALPPVIPALTNAIYAATGRRIRSLGKG